The following proteins are co-located in the Flectobacillus major DSM 103 genome:
- a CDS encoding DUF2851 family protein: MQEVFLHHVWRFQKFASLQLFTSNHESIQVLKVGTYNTHAGADFQDAHIIIGDVEWVGSVEIHLKASDWEQHAHQHDTAYQNVILHFVWDNDRLILRKDGTPIPTLVGKDIIAQGLWHKYQQLFQSSHSMPCVESFGQVERIKKLMMLDKALMNRLERKAQDILQLLSEKKLDWEEVAYLSLAKNFGFHVNAEPFMRLAKYLPIKIIQKHRNSLFQIEALIFGIAGFLEEEPIDEYQKKLKSEFKFLAQKYQLEQGVIKQHEWKFMRMRPANFPTVRLAQFATLLYHNINLFSLFIHFEEKKTLIHLLKIEQSGYWRTHYVFGKTATTQVPTLGLSSIENMLINTIVPLMASYATYRKEADFMDKAITLLESMSAETNTIITHWQRIGLPIQTAFDSQGAIEWYNNYCSAQKCLECHVGLAILKE; the protein is encoded by the coding sequence ATGCAAGAAGTGTTTTTACACCATGTTTGGCGATTTCAGAAATTTGCCTCTCTTCAGCTTTTTACCAGTAACCACGAATCTATCCAAGTCCTGAAAGTAGGAACATACAATACCCATGCAGGGGCAGACTTCCAAGATGCTCATATTATTATTGGCGATGTAGAATGGGTTGGCAGTGTCGAAATACACCTCAAAGCCTCAGACTGGGAACAGCACGCTCATCAGCACGATACGGCGTACCAAAATGTGATTTTACATTTTGTTTGGGACAACGACCGCCTTATTCTGAGAAAAGACGGAACACCGATTCCTACGTTGGTTGGCAAAGATATTATTGCTCAAGGGTTATGGCACAAATACCAACAGCTTTTCCAAAGCTCGCATTCAATGCCATGTGTCGAAAGTTTTGGGCAGGTAGAACGCATCAAAAAATTGATGATGCTCGACAAAGCCTTGATGAATCGATTAGAACGAAAAGCCCAAGATATACTGCAATTATTGTCCGAAAAGAAACTCGACTGGGAAGAAGTGGCGTATTTGTCGTTGGCCAAAAACTTTGGTTTCCATGTCAATGCCGAGCCATTTATGCGTTTGGCAAAATACTTACCTATTAAAATTATCCAAAAACACCGAAATAGCCTTTTCCAAATAGAGGCTCTTATTTTTGGAATAGCAGGCTTTTTAGAAGAAGAGCCTATTGATGAATATCAAAAAAAACTAAAAAGTGAATTTAAGTTTTTAGCCCAAAAATATCAATTAGAACAGGGCGTTATCAAGCAACACGAATGGAAGTTTATGCGAATGCGACCTGCCAATTTTCCAACGGTTCGGCTGGCTCAGTTTGCTACCTTATTATATCACAATATCAACCTGTTTTCTTTATTTATTCATTTTGAAGAAAAGAAAACCCTTATCCATCTCCTAAAAATCGAACAATCTGGTTATTGGCGAACACACTATGTTTTTGGAAAAACAGCCACTACGCAAGTACCTACACTGGGGCTTAGCTCTATCGAAAATATGCTTATCAATACCATTGTGCCTTTGATGGCCAGTTATGCAACTTATCGAAAAGAGGCTGATTTTATGGATAAAGCCATAACGCTTTTGGAAAGTATGAGTGCTGAAACAAATACTATCATAACCCATTGGCAGCGTATAGGTTTACCAATACAAACAGCCTTCGATTCGCAAGGGGCCATAGAATGGTACAATAATTATTGCTCTGCCCAAAAGTGTTTGGAATGTCACGTTGGCTTGGCTATTTTAAAGGAATAG